One part of the Augochlora pura isolate Apur16 chromosome 3, APUR_v2.2.1, whole genome shotgun sequence genome encodes these proteins:
- the Eip93f gene encoding ecdysone-induced protein 93F isoform X1 — protein MADCPYARCIQERKHIRRELLRWTKNMVFVVGLERVAEELMGRRRWKQYQDTLYSGTRSSESVTAQPHHRLYPAFSSPCDPVPGNLEQIGPRTLHPLSTSLPTTITTTTTTTSTVSAAAAAATTTTTTAAAATTATTASTAGLVKQESLQRHPLQNHHHLQDHHRRYQQPEDQRRLRPDEVKVEVGEDEFPNGVAREESATKATETSASGPTATTVTAATGTATATATTTGTSIGTITTNSTATGTVPTSASVNATATMTTGTTTIPTRRRRKRRQNDGDGATDDREDDEENEEEEDARCQNEAEKRLKLDQDADRPVSPLRREKDRAARDYPTAKATDTEGTKERTEDVASVRTPVTQGLLRVKKEEELQEAPSSGGGPTILTTPAPAPAPAPAPAPDSDGTRSGLPCREVDAAARNAVAPYLIGGRRTSPPPEDWKPNDKCYFCLDGKLPHDDQPPLSPQSDSSSSSRSAESPMSVQVDPMAASVVAAALSGTYPTLLPQWCLPPREAPLVGVQAHQDSATPVDQPLDLSAKPKNSQDNNISLLEQQKIPLRMPAGIDPKSIFNSCYRAKPRMTGPVAVTAAAAAAGVGGVPVVGAGGGRRAYTEEELQCALRDIQSGKLGTRRAAVIYGIPRSTLRNKVYKLAMERERDASLTSTHSHPHEPGAPATTTTTITTTTTTTTTTTTTTPPNTTQNASATTPPPQVDEVDDKELSGAEEEKEVEKALLKPLLSFEDLVRFSALEGGGGDSLRSLLQRGQETGTEWPGLEHANIGPYIQKMLAAAAPFKGMETQDYRIPEVMRRLMSEDKRLNKSVNGDQSQPCHQQFHHQQSHSSHSQSQTSSQSQSQSQSQQQQQQQRGPITNDDFNPNIEEEASDSAQGRAILKIPSYKPASTPGCSSKNGEPTSAAFAQGFATAASSPGLLERASPAFSGTSSPTNSLVGKTVAVNFRDVIAKSISVKFQEGQPVPAAAGLPGCQPSGVVQSQQPIMTDPSPFKRGRYTPPQPASQQSQAQQKPQQSQDANKPKPATGGKGTRPKRGKYRNYDRDSLVEAVRAVQRGEMSVHRAGSYYGVPHSTLEYKVKERHLMRPRKRDQKQTDDKTKETAVAAAAAAAANMRPGTADKKPQLKPQKPFTPPAGIAGPNGLKMPTFMEGMPHLPFGPFNFWNPTPFMPSPFMAGAPNVPTILPEQYFATSRMRGLQEQQRSAAMVQQQQQQHPQRDRDGIGASTATTESSPGTSNARSTPMSKAARETTEGIYDGSAANGSFLDSLIRSSLETGIPRDQRAITETRSSQQQSSSQQQLPETMRSKALIDQLCRNSKRTPGPRLAQDSSEDESYRGPSATGRPVPERPERVPTVDLSPSPSDRCRGDDASDRLASPPTPLSVSRAGSRDEDSARSSSREREVHNGGQEDRDRKTLTTAQQSQSSQQSSQQSSQQPSQQQLNHYPDLLYAVSTDKKSACDSKLIVDHSSQKTQQQQQQQQQQQQQQSTQPKEFAAVSGLVVQLQRGYNSGSNRSGEQTNSQQSAEQRGPVIGMEDTVEQ, from the exons ATGGCGGATTGCCCCTATGCCCGCTGCATACAGGAACGCAAACACATCCGACGGGAGCTGCTGCGATGGACAAAGAATATGGTCTTCGTAGTCG GTCTGGAACGGGTAGCGGAGGAGTTGATGGGCCGTAGGAGATGGAAGCAATATCAGGACACTCTGTACAGCGGTACTCGCAGCAGCGAATCAGTGACGGCACAGCCCCACCACCGGCTCTACCCGGCATTTTCGTCGCCCTGCGACCCGGTGCCCGGCAACTTGGAACAAATTGGGCCGCGCACGCTTCATCCCTTGTCCACCTCGCTACCCACAACGATAACgacaacaacgacaacgacgagCACGGTGtcggcggcggctgcggcaGCGacgaccaccaccaccaccgccgcggcggcaacaacggcgacgacggcgtcgACGGCGGGCTTGGTAAAGCAGGAGAGCCTGCAAAGGCACCCCCTGCAGAACCATCACCACCTACAGGACCACCACCGTCGCTACCAGCAGCCCGAGGACCAGCGTCGTTTGAGGCCGGACGAGGTCAAAGTCGAAGTTGGGGAGGACGAGTTTCCGAACGGAGTCGCGCGAGAGGAGTCGGCAACGAAGGCGACGGAGACATCGGCATCGGGaccgacggcgacgacggtaACGGCGGCGACGGGGACGGCGACGGCAACGGCGACGACCACGGGAACCAGCATCGGCACCATCACCACAAACAGTACCGCGACCGGCACGGTACCGACGAGCGCGTCGGTGAACGCGACGGCCACCATGACCACCGGAACGACCACGATCCCCACCAGGCGAAGACGCAAACGCCGACAGAACGACGGAGACGGTGCCACCGACGACAGAGAGGACGACGAAGagaacgaggaggaggaggacgcaAGGTGTCAGAACGAAGCGGAGAAGAGGCTCAAGCTCGATCAGGATGCCGACAGGCCCGTCAGTCCTCTCAGAAGGGAAAAGGATCGAGCCGCGAGGGACTATCCGACTGCCAAAGCCACCGACACGGAAGGGACCAAG GAACGAACGGAGGATGTCGCGTCGGTGCGGACACCGGTGACGCAGGGCTTGTTGAGAGTGAAGAAGGAAGAGGAGTTGCAAGAAGCGCCGAGTTCTGGAGGTGGCCCAACGATATTGACGACACCGGCTCCGGCTCCGGCTCCAGCTCCGGCTCCGGCACCGGACTCGGATGGGACCAGGTCAGGGTTGCCGTGTCGGGAGGTTGACGCGGCGGCTAGGAACGCGGTAGCGCCCTATCTGATCGGAGGCAGGCGCACCAGCCCACCACCCGAAGACTGGAAGCCGAACGACAAGTGTTACTTTTGCCTGGACGGCAAGCTGCCGCACGATGACCAACCGCCCCTC AGCCCGCAGAGcgacagcagcagcagctcgCGATCGGCCGAGTCACCGATGTCGGTCCAGGTGGACCCGATGGCGGCGTCAGTGGTCGCCGCGGCCCTTAGCGGCACCTACCCCACCCTGCTGCCCCAATGGTGTCTACCACCAAGGGAAGCGCCTCTGGTCGGGGTGCAGGCACACCAGGACAGCGCGACGCCAGTCGATCAGCCGCTCGACCTCTCGGCCAAACCCAAAAATTCTCAG GACAACAACATATCCCTTTTGGAGCAACAGAAAATACCTCTAAGGATGCCGGCAGGTATCGACCCCAAGAGTATCTTTAA TTCGTGTTACCGCGCGAAACCGCGTATGACCGGGCCGGTGGCCGTGACGGCGGCGGCAGCTGCGGCAGGCGTCGGTGGTGTCCCTGTGGTGGGTGCCGGGGGTGGCCGGAGGGCCTACACCGAGGAGGAGCTGCAGTGCGCCCTCAGGGACATCCAGAGCGGCAAGCTCGGCACGAGAAGGGCGGCGGTCATCTACGGAATACCGCGTAGCACTCTGCGCAACAAGGTCTACAAGCTTGCGATGGAGCGCGAAAGGGATGCGTCCCTGACTAGCACCCACTCACACCCTCACGAGCCCGGCGCCCcagccaccaccaccaccaccatcaccaccaccaccaccactactactactactacaactaCAACACCACCAAATACGACCCAAAACGCCTCCGCGACCACTCCGCCCCCGCAAGTGGACGAG GTGGACGACAAGGAACTGTCCGGTGCGGAAGAGGAGAAAGAAGTCGAGAAGGCGCTGCTGAAGCCGTTGTTGTCGTTCGAAGATCTCGTCAGATTCTCCGCCCTCGAAGGCGGCGGCGGTGACTCCCTGAGGAGTCTGCTGCAGCGGGGACAGGAAACGGGAACGGAATGGCCAGGCCTGGAACACGCGAACATCGGCCCGTACATTCAGAAGATGCTCGCGGCGGCTGCACCGTTCAAAG GCATGGAGACCCAGGACTACCGTATCCCGGAGGTGATGAGGAGGCTGATGAGCGAGGACAAGAGGCTAAACAAGAGCGTAAACGGGGACCAGTCGCAGCCGTGTCATCAGCAGTTTCATCACCAGCAGTCGCATTCATCGCACTCGCAGTCGCAGACGTCGTCGCAGTCGCAATCGCAGTCGCAGtcgcagcagcaacagcagcagcaacggGGCCCGATCACCAACGACGACTTCAACCCGAACATCGAGGAGGAGGCGAGCGACAGCGCCCAGGGTCGCGCGATTCTAAAGATTCCGTCCTACAAGCCCGCGAGCACGCCGGGGTGTTCGAGCAAGAACGGGGAGCCGACCTCCGCGGCGTTCGCGCAGGGTTTCGCCACCGCGGCCTCCAGCCCGGGCCTCTTGGAGAGGGCCAGCCCGGCGTTCTCCGGCACCAGCAGCCCGACCAACTCGCTCGTGGGGAAGACGGTGGCCGTCAACTTCCGCGACGTGATCGCCAAGAGCATCAGCGTCAAGTTCCAGGAGGGCCAGCCGGTGCCGGCGGCCGCCGGACTGCCCGGTTGCCAGCCGAGCGGCGTCGTCCAGTCGCAGCAGCCGATCATGACGGACCCGAGCCCGTTCAAGCGGGGCCGGTACACGCCGCCGCAGCCCGCCAGCCAGCAGTCCCAGGCGCAGCAGAAGCCGCAGCAGTCCCAGGACGCCAACAAACCAAAACCAGCCACCGGCGGCAAGGGAACCAGACCGAAGCGCGGCAAGTACCGGAACTATGACAGGGACAGCCTGGTCGAGGCGGTCAGGGCGGTGCAGCGCGGCGAGATGAGCGTGCATCGCGCGGGCAGCTACTACGGAGTGCCACACTCCACCCTCGAGTACAAAGTCAAGGAACGACACCTCATGAGGCCAAGGAAGAG GGACCAGAAGCAGACGGACGACAAGACGAAGGAGACGGCGGTGGCGGCTGCGGCGGCTGCGGCCGCGAACATGCGACCCGGCACCGCGGACAAGAAGCCGCAACTGAAGCCGCAGAAACCGTTTACCCCGCCAGCGGGCATCGCGGGTCCGAACGGTCTGAAGATGCCGACGTTCATGGAGGGCATGCCTCACCTGCCGTTCGGGCCGTTCAACTTTTGGAACCCGACGCCGTTCATGCCGTCGCCGTTTATGGCGGGCGCGCCAAACGTGCCGACGATTCTGCCGGAGCAGTACTTCGCCACCAGCAGGATGCGGGGGCTGCAGGAACAGCAGAGGAGCGCGGCGATGgtgcagcaacagcagcagcagcatccTCAGAGGGATAGGGACGGGATCGGCGCGTCGACGGCCACCACCGAGTCGTCGCCGGGAACCTCGAACGCCCGGAGCACGCCGATGTCGAAGGCTGCGCGAGAGACGACCGAGGGAATTTACGACGGCTCGGCGGCGAACGGCAGTTTCCTCGACAGTTTGATCAGGTCGAGCCTCGAGACGGGAATCCCAAGGGACCAGAGGGCGATCACCGAGACGAGGAGCAGTCAGCAGCAGTCGTCGTCGCAGCAGCAGCTCCCGGAGACGATGAGGAGTAAAGCGTTGATCGACCAGCTGTGCAGAAACTCGAAGCGAACCCCGGGGCCACGGCTGGCCCAGGACAGCAGCGAGGACGAGAGCTACAGGGGACCATCGGCGACGGGGAGGCCGGTCCCGGAGAGGCCGGAACGCGTTCCCACCGTCGACCTCAGCCCGTCACCGTCGGACCGGtgtcgcggcgacgacgccAGCGACCGGCTCGCATCGCCGCCCACGCCGCTCTCGGTCTCCAGGGCCGGGAGCAGGGACGAGGACAGCGcccgcagcagcagcagggaGCGCGAGGTCCACAACGGCGGACAGGAGGATCGCGACCGAAAGACACTGACGACCGCCCAGCAGTCGCAGTCGTCGCAACAATCCTCGCAGCAGTCGTCGCAGCAGCCGTCGCAGCAGCAGCTGAATCACTACCCGGACTTGCTCTATGCCGTATCAACTGACAAAAAAAGTGCCTGTGATAGTAAGCTTATAGTAGATCATTCGAGCCAGAAGActcagcaacagcagcagcagcaacaacaacagcagcagcagcaatcGACGCAACCGAAAGAGTTTGCTGCGGTGAGCGGACTGGTTGTGCAACTGCAGCGGGGCTACAACTCTGGGAGCAACAGATCCGGCGAGCAGACCAACAGCCAGCAGTCGGCGGAGCAACGCGGCCCCGTCATCGGTATGGAAGACACCGTCGAGCAGTAG